A region from the Naumannella halotolerans genome encodes:
- a CDS encoding dipeptide ABC transporter ATP-binding protein translates to MTATAHEFETADELQVTDLGVTLTRRPGVDVVDDIDLTLHPGEVVGLVGESGSGKTTVGTSLLAYARAGATISSGSVELGGRDVLQMSPQEVRRVRGEEIAYVPQDPASALNPAIRIGRQIVELQELRGIGTKASRDEAARAMLAEVGLPNDDEFLRRYAHQLSGGQVQRVALAMAFLPRPKVLVLDEPTTGLDVTTQAMVLRTLAELCRRYGVSALYVTHDLAVVANIADRVAVMYAGQIVELGEKETIFDSPSHPYTRALLDSIPHLSQARALTGIPGRTPAPGARPSGCRFNDRCSEREDSCAESVPALEPVADDHSVRCFRVGEIGTWDINRGNVRDADPDSTREVIMDVSELNVFYGRKQVVHDVNFDLARAEVVALVGESGSGKTTISRAIGGLHREWTGTVTFDGVDLARSARRRTAAERKRIQYIFQNPYLSLNPRLTIEQIVRRPMELFGLASGRAATDRVVELLDQVALGPAVLKYQASRLSGGERQRVAIARALAAEPDVLICDEITSALDVSVQGSIVSLLERLRQERGIAMIFVTHNLALVRSIASRVEILRAGQVVEAGPVVTVMESPKQEYTRKLLANSPRIE, encoded by the coding sequence ATGACTGCAACAGCCCATGAGTTCGAGACTGCCGACGAACTGCAGGTCACCGATCTCGGCGTCACCCTGACCCGACGCCCCGGTGTCGACGTCGTCGACGACATCGACCTCACCCTGCACCCCGGGGAGGTGGTCGGACTGGTCGGCGAATCCGGATCGGGCAAGACCACCGTCGGCACCTCGCTGCTGGCCTACGCGCGCGCCGGAGCGACGATCTCGTCCGGCTCGGTGGAGCTTGGTGGCCGCGACGTACTGCAGATGTCACCCCAGGAGGTCCGTCGCGTACGCGGTGAGGAGATCGCCTACGTGCCGCAGGACCCGGCTTCGGCACTGAACCCGGCGATCCGGATCGGCCGGCAGATCGTCGAACTGCAGGAACTCCGCGGGATCGGCACCAAAGCCTCCCGTGACGAGGCTGCCCGCGCCATGCTGGCCGAGGTCGGCCTGCCCAATGACGACGAGTTCCTGCGCCGCTATGCCCATCAGCTGTCCGGCGGGCAGGTCCAACGGGTGGCACTGGCCATGGCATTCCTGCCGCGGCCGAAGGTGCTGGTGCTGGACGAACCGACCACCGGTCTGGACGTGACCACCCAGGCCATGGTGCTGCGAACCCTGGCCGAACTGTGTCGCCGGTACGGCGTCAGCGCGCTGTACGTCACTCATGACCTTGCCGTGGTGGCCAACATCGCCGACCGGGTGGCTGTCATGTATGCCGGCCAGATCGTCGAGCTCGGGGAGAAGGAGACGATCTTCGACAGCCCGTCCCATCCCTACACCAGGGCGTTGCTGGACTCCATTCCCCACCTGAGTCAGGCCCGTGCCCTGACCGGCATCCCGGGCCGTACCCCGGCGCCCGGGGCACGCCCTTCAGGATGTCGGTTCAATGACCGGTGCAGCGAACGGGAGGACAGCTGCGCGGAGTCCGTACCCGCCCTGGAGCCGGTCGCAGACGATCACTCGGTGCGCTGCTTCCGGGTCGGTGAGATCGGCACCTGGGACATCAACCGCGGCAATGTACGCGACGCCGACCCGGACTCGACCCGGGAGGTGATCATGGACGTCTCCGAGCTGAACGTGTTCTATGGACGCAAGCAGGTGGTTCACGATGTGAACTTCGACCTGGCCCGGGCCGAGGTGGTCGCGTTGGTCGGCGAATCCGGATCCGGCAAGACCACCATCTCCCGGGCGATCGGCGGTCTGCACCGGGAATGGACCGGCACCGTCACCTTCGACGGGGTCGATCTTGCCCGCAGCGCCCGCCGACGAACTGCGGCTGAACGCAAGAGGATCCAGTACATCTTCCAGAACCCGTACCTGTCACTGAATCCGCGGCTGACCATCGAACAGATCGTCCGCCGGCCGATGGAGTTGTTCGGCCTCGCCTCCGGACGGGCCGCCACCGACCGCGTCGTGGAACTGCTCGATCAGGTCGCCCTGGGGCCGGCCGTACTCAAGTATCAGGCAAGCCGGCTCTCCGGCGGTGAGCGGCAACGGGTGGCGATCGCCCGGGCGTTGGCCGCGGAACCGGATGTGTTGATCTGTGACGAGATCACCTCCGCGCTCGACGTCTCCGTCCAGGGATCGATCGTCTCGCTCCTGGAGCGGCTGCGGCAGGAACGCGGTATCGCGATGATCTTCGTCACCCACAATCTGGCACTGGTGCGCTCGATCGCCTCCCGGGTGGAGATCCTGCGCGCCGGGCAAGTCGTCGAAGCCGGTCCCGTGGTCACGGTGATGGAGAGTCCGAAGCAGGAGTACACCCGGAAACTGTTGGCCAACAGCCCACGGATCGAATGA
- a CDS encoding ABC transporter permease, producing MTTTNTSGTDSLTEPSLLGRALRQRRFVVGGLITLLIVLFAIFAPYFAPYGENEVAGPPFSAVGILGTDYLGQDVLTRLMYGGRTILVIALLGTLLGMVLGVLIGVIAAYSGGWWDEVIMRLNDVTLAFPQILLALLVLTAVDQPTVWLIILLVGVSHAPRVARVARGVALGIVSRDFVIAAEALGERRSRVILAEVLPNMTAPLLAEAGLRLTYSIGLVASLGFLGFSADPGVANWGQMIQENRLALATQPWSVLGPVFLIALFTVGTNLLADGIAQVSQTESN from the coding sequence ATGACCACGACGAACACCTCCGGTACCGATTCGCTGACCGAACCCTCGCTGCTCGGCCGGGCGCTACGTCAGCGGCGCTTCGTCGTCGGTGGCCTGATCACCCTGCTGATCGTGCTCTTCGCGATCTTCGCGCCCTACTTCGCTCCCTATGGTGAGAATGAGGTGGCCGGGCCGCCGTTCAGTGCGGTCGGCATCCTGGGGACCGACTACCTCGGACAGGATGTGTTGACCCGCTTGATGTACGGCGGTCGGACGATCCTCGTGATCGCCCTTCTCGGCACCCTGCTGGGAATGGTCCTCGGGGTCCTGATCGGCGTCATCGCCGCCTACTCCGGCGGCTGGTGGGACGAAGTGATCATGCGGTTGAACGACGTCACTCTGGCGTTTCCGCAGATCCTGCTGGCCCTGTTGGTGCTGACCGCGGTGGATCAGCCGACCGTCTGGCTGATCATCCTGCTGGTCGGAGTCTCCCATGCGCCACGGGTGGCCCGGGTCGCCCGGGGCGTCGCCCTGGGCATCGTCTCCCGCGATTTCGTCATCGCCGCCGAGGCTCTCGGTGAGCGACGCTCCCGGGTGATCCTGGCCGAGGTGCTGCCGAACATGACCGCACCGCTGCTGGCCGAGGCCGGCCTGAGGTTGACCTATTCGATCGGGCTCGTCGCCTCTCTCGGTTTCCTCGGGTTCTCCGCCGACCCGGGTGTGGCCAACTGGGGCCAGATGATCCAGGAGAACCGGCTGGCACTGGCGACTCAACCGTGGTCGGTGCTCGGACCGGTGTTCCTGATCGCACTGTTCACCGTCGGCACGAACCTGTTGGCCGACGGCATCGCGCAGGTCTCGCAGACGGAGAGCAACTGA
- a CDS encoding ABC transporter permease, which yields MSTTTPLADPVQESATPRRLPGAVAWLLWLARRLGLALLTLWLVSVLVFVATSALGDPVRAILGREYNSNPGRVAELEALLNTDQPLPMRYLSWLGNLLTGDAGISLANQQPVASLISSNVLNTFVLVLLSAIVMIPLAFGVAMISAGFRRRRPDSIIQTILLTLAGLPEFVIGILLVALFSTTVFTILPAVTINIPGRSPWSKPEAMILPVATLALAVAPYVSRIVRASLLEVIDSDYVELARLKGVPENVVMRKHALLNAIVPGVQVIALQLAWLAGGVVVVETLFSYPGIGLQLVDSVRNHDVPMVQALSMIIAAVYVVVNLIADVVSILLTPRARTAIAA from the coding sequence ATGAGCACGACAACCCCGCTGGCCGATCCCGTGCAGGAATCGGCCACCCCCCGACGCCTTCCCGGTGCCGTGGCCTGGCTGCTCTGGCTCGCCCGCCGCCTGGGGCTCGCGCTGCTCACCCTGTGGCTGGTCTCGGTCCTGGTCTTCGTCGCCACCTCGGCCCTGGGCGACCCGGTGCGGGCGATCCTCGGCCGGGAGTACAACTCCAATCCCGGCCGGGTCGCCGAGTTGGAAGCACTCCTGAACACCGATCAGCCACTGCCGATGCGTTACCTCAGCTGGTTGGGGAACCTGCTTACCGGTGATGCCGGGATCTCCCTGGCCAACCAGCAGCCGGTGGCCTCGTTGATCTCGTCGAATGTGCTGAACACCTTCGTCCTGGTGCTGCTGTCGGCGATCGTGATGATCCCGCTCGCCTTCGGTGTGGCCATGATCTCTGCCGGATTCCGGAGGCGCCGGCCGGACTCGATCATCCAGACGATCCTGCTGACCCTGGCCGGGCTGCCCGAGTTCGTGATCGGCATCCTGCTGGTCGCCCTGTTCTCGACCACGGTGTTCACGATCCTGCCCGCGGTGACGATCAACATCCCGGGCAGATCGCCGTGGAGCAAACCGGAGGCGATGATCCTGCCGGTGGCCACGCTCGCCCTCGCGGTCGCCCCCTACGTCTCCCGGATCGTCCGTGCCTCACTGCTGGAGGTGATCGACTCCGACTACGTCGAGCTGGCGCGGCTGAAGGGGGTGCCGGAGAACGTCGTCATGCGCAAACACGCACTGTTGAACGCCATCGTCCCCGGAGTCCAGGTGATCGCCCTGCAGTTGGCCTGGCTGGCCGGTGGCGTGGTGGTCGTCGAGACCCTCTTCTCCTATCCCGGGATCGGACTGCAACTGGTCGATTCGGTACGCAACCACGACGTACCGATGGTGCAGGCACTGAGCATGATCATCGCCGCGGTCTACGTGGTGGTGAACCTGATCGCCGACGTCGTCTCGATCCTGCTCACCCCTCGCGCGAGGACGGCGATCGCAGCATGA
- a CDS encoding ABC transporter substrate-binding protein, with the protein MNNRPGLTRELSRRQLLKYSGMAGAAIAGSSFLSACGDDSGGGTQSAGGTLIHGATGGGPQDTLDAHQPVTNPDIARVCNLYEPLLFWNNDYEIEPALAESIEADSEGTTWTIKLRPGVTFHNGKSVTAEDAWFSISRVADPDAPLSAGGQLSQIIDFESTKVVDEQTLQLVLNTPYAVLDMLLAEYTLGIVPTDYDPANPVGTGPFAYSSFTPGSTSTFTKYADYWGNAALVDELIIQDFPDDNAKVNALQAGQVHTVDNLPYNLIPTIEAAGGGALVSDTGAWVPFTMRVDQDAFADNRVRQAFRLIVDRNQMIEQTLSGYGQLGNDMYAPFDPAYASDFPQREQDIEQAMSLLREAGQEGLQVELFTGDDIGSVAPASANLFAEQAKAAGVDVRVTKKPTFYDDEYLNYTFAQDFWNTRNYIPQAAVCALPTGTYNETHFDNDSFTDLINTAASTLDEEKRNTLLQDAQQIEYDEGGYIIWGFRQQVDGYSAAVQGLEPSRYLPLGSYNFSKLSLE; encoded by the coding sequence GTGAACAATCGCCCAGGCCTGACCCGGGAACTCTCCCGACGCCAGCTCCTCAAGTACTCAGGCATGGCCGGTGCCGCAATCGCCGGCAGCAGCTTCCTCTCCGCCTGTGGGGACGACTCCGGCGGGGGCACCCAGTCGGCGGGCGGGACCCTGATCCACGGCGCCACCGGTGGTGGCCCTCAGGACACCCTGGACGCCCACCAGCCGGTGACCAACCCCGACATCGCCCGAGTCTGCAACCTCTACGAACCGTTGCTGTTCTGGAACAACGACTACGAGATCGAACCGGCTCTGGCCGAATCGATCGAAGCCGACAGCGAGGGCACCACCTGGACGATCAAACTCCGTCCCGGAGTCACCTTCCACAACGGGAAGAGCGTCACCGCCGAGGACGCCTGGTTCAGCATCTCCCGGGTCGCCGATCCCGATGCGCCGCTGTCGGCCGGTGGGCAGTTGTCCCAGATCATCGATTTCGAGTCGACCAAGGTGGTGGACGAGCAGACTCTGCAGCTGGTCCTGAACACGCCCTATGCAGTGCTCGACATGTTGCTGGCCGAGTACACCCTGGGCATCGTTCCCACCGACTACGACCCGGCGAACCCGGTCGGCACCGGCCCCTTCGCGTACTCGTCGTTCACCCCCGGTTCGACCAGCACCTTCACCAAGTACGCCGATTACTGGGGCAACGCAGCTCTCGTCGACGAGTTGATCATCCAGGACTTCCCCGACGACAACGCGAAGGTGAATGCACTGCAGGCCGGCCAGGTGCACACCGTCGACAACCTGCCCTACAACCTGATCCCGACGATCGAGGCCGCCGGCGGTGGCGCATTGGTCTCCGACACCGGCGCCTGGGTGCCCTTCACCATGCGGGTCGATCAGGACGCCTTCGCCGACAACCGGGTACGCCAGGCATTCCGACTGATCGTCGACCGGAACCAGATGATCGAACAGACCCTCAGCGGCTACGGCCAACTGGGCAATGACATGTACGCCCCCTTCGACCCGGCCTATGCCAGCGACTTCCCGCAGCGCGAGCAGGACATCGAACAGGCCATGTCGTTGTTGCGGGAGGCCGGCCAGGAGGGTCTGCAGGTGGAGTTGTTCACCGGTGACGACATCGGTTCGGTCGCCCCCGCCTCGGCCAATCTCTTCGCCGAACAGGCCAAGGCGGCCGGGGTCGACGTCCGGGTGACCAAGAAGCCCACCTTCTACGACGACGAGTACCTGAACTACACCTTCGCCCAGGACTTCTGGAACACCCGCAACTACATCCCGCAGGCCGCGGTCTGCGCACTCCCGACCGGGACCTACAACGAGACTCACTTCGACAACGACAGCTTCACCGATCTGATCAACACCGCCGCCTCCACGTTGGACGAGGAGAAGCGGAACACCTTGTTGCAGGATGCCCAGCAGATCGAGTACGACGAGGGCGGCTACATCATCTGGGGCTTCCGGCAACAGGTCGACGGCTACTCCGCCGCCGTGCAGGGGCTCGAGCCCAGCAGGTACCTGCCGCTCGGCTCGTACAACTTCTCGAAGCTCTCGCTGGAATGA
- a CDS encoding IclR family transcriptional regulator, whose protein sequence is MSPNREAAVGERPAVRPAQIQSVERAARLLQAVASASGAASTASALAQTVGLNRTTTWRILSTLERQGLVSVDRQTGRYCLGFGLLGLTSGPGGANLLQATQRILRRLAQQSGETAALATMRDDRLTYITEASAGSVVAAAWEGRSVALHATSTGKAYLAFVDGDELSALLGPGRLTRFTDTTITSRSALQRELERTRARRYGVCRGEFESSAWGVSAPVLDDSGRPVAVISVWGPAGRLTEDRFDDLGRLALASAEELAGR, encoded by the coding sequence ATGTCACCTAACCGGGAAGCGGCCGTCGGGGAGCGGCCCGCCGTCCGCCCGGCCCAGATCCAGTCCGTGGAGCGGGCGGCGCGGCTGTTGCAGGCGGTGGCGTCGGCGAGCGGTGCTGCCAGTACCGCATCGGCTCTGGCGCAGACCGTGGGGCTGAACCGCACGACGACCTGGCGGATCCTGTCCACGCTGGAGCGACAGGGGCTGGTGAGCGTCGACCGGCAGACGGGACGCTACTGTCTGGGCTTTGGTCTGCTCGGCCTGACCAGCGGCCCCGGCGGCGCCAATCTGCTCCAGGCGACCCAGCGGATACTGCGTCGCCTCGCTCAGCAGTCGGGGGAGACCGCGGCCTTGGCCACCATGCGTGATGACCGCCTCACCTACATCACCGAGGCTTCGGCCGGCTCCGTCGTCGCCGCGGCCTGGGAGGGTCGCTCGGTGGCACTGCACGCGACCTCGACCGGGAAGGCGTATCTGGCCTTCGTCGACGGTGACGAGCTCAGCGCACTGCTCGGCCCGGGGCGCCTGACCCGCTTCACCGACACCACCATCACCTCGCGTTCGGCGCTGCAGCGCGAACTGGAACGGACCCGCGCCCGTCGCTACGGGGTGTGCCGGGGAGAGTTCGAGAGTTCGGCCTGGGGTGTGTCGGCGCCGGTGTTGGACGACTCCGGTCGGCCGGTGGCGGTGATCAGTGTCTGGGGTCCGGCCGGTCGGTTGACCGAGGACAGGTTCGACGACCTGGGCCGGCTGGCCCTGGCCTCGGCCGAGGAACTGGCCGGGCGCTGA
- a CDS encoding alanine racemase, translated as MTGTMLRVDRAGWEAGIDAVAGATPGLVPVAKGNGYGFGLTNLAEQTTRMGADTIAVGTVFEIDPVREAFDGDIVVLTPWSEDFPATDPRVIPTVSRLGDLARLAAAGERRRVLVEVQTSMRRHGILPAELNVAAGYLRALDFAGWVIHLPLSGAAADEALGLAGTATNAHPGPLWLSHVTAAEAERIGERTGQPTRLRLGTKLWLGAPTTYGATSVVLDVHRVGKGERVGYRQKKAPGNGHLVVVAGGTAHGIALEAPTPAATWRQRATAVATGVTAASGRALSPFSIGGAKRRFIEPPHMQSSLVFVPAEVRPPQVGDEIGVTVRNTTYLPDEIVFD; from the coding sequence GTGACCGGAACCATGTTGCGTGTTGACCGCGCCGGCTGGGAGGCCGGCATCGATGCCGTCGCCGGGGCCACCCCCGGGTTGGTGCCGGTGGCGAAGGGCAATGGGTACGGCTTCGGGCTGACCAACTTGGCCGAACAGACCACCCGGATGGGCGCCGACACGATCGCGGTCGGGACTGTCTTCGAGATCGATCCGGTACGCGAGGCCTTCGACGGTGACATCGTCGTACTGACCCCGTGGTCGGAGGATTTCCCCGCCACCGACCCGCGGGTGATCCCGACGGTCTCCCGGCTCGGGGATCTGGCCCGGCTGGCTGCGGCCGGTGAGCGTCGACGGGTGCTGGTGGAGGTGCAGACCTCGATGCGGCGCCACGGCATCCTCCCGGCGGAGTTGAACGTCGCTGCCGGGTATCTGCGCGCACTCGATTTCGCCGGCTGGGTGATCCATCTGCCGCTGAGCGGAGCCGCCGCCGATGAGGCACTCGGGCTGGCCGGCACCGCGACGAACGCCCATCCCGGGCCGCTGTGGCTGTCCCATGTCACGGCTGCCGAGGCCGAGCGGATCGGAGAACGGACCGGGCAGCCGACCCGGCTGCGTCTGGGTACGAAACTCTGGCTCGGCGCACCGACCACCTACGGGGCGACCTCGGTGGTGCTCGACGTACATCGGGTAGGCAAGGGCGAGCGCGTCGGGTACCGCCAGAAGAAGGCACCCGGCAACGGTCACCTGGTGGTCGTGGCCGGTGGCACCGCCCATGGGATCGCGCTGGAGGCTCCGACCCCGGCTGCGACCTGGCGGCAACGGGCCACCGCCGTGGCGACCGGGGTGACCGCGGCCAGCGGCCGGGCGCTGTCCCCGTTCTCCATCGGCGGTGCAAAGCGCCGGTTCATCGAGCCGCCGCACATGCAGTCGTCACTGGTGTTCGTACCGGCCGAGGTGCGACCACCGCAGGTCGGTGACGAGATCGGTGTCACCGTACGCAACACCACGTACCTGCCCGATGAGATCGTCTTCGACTGA
- a CDS encoding glutamate-1-semialdehyde 2,1-aminomutase: protein MVESVKHARTGAGVTYDCRVCGTAGGATDVVLDLGAQPSAKDWPLPNDHSEELSWLAMWCCPHCGLAQLATDAPPAPEVIGVEPEALVAEASRLSAELVTEGLIGPGSSVTEFSSPHGGSWLPPLTALGLQATEGRAEVVIDSLGLMHEPDQASAVRERVAAVAPGGVLAVFFHSLGSIVAKRQWNDLRHGHYAYYSLTTLSSVFARSGMVAVDVLSSDLYGQSLLLVLRHGDDPRAGERSELLSTLLEVERQAGLNDPAVIREALSGMVVQTAGALRSYLVQAHRCGLVVYGYGAASRALTVFTRAGVGPELLPAIVDASPAKQGRVTPGSRIPIVPPSDMVRDQPHEILVLLPDLVPELVETYPELVGRFVAYDPGSPQVLHPDARVDRFDRSIAAQAALHDIVPGGAHTYARGSDQYPADKPSVLVRGRGALVWDLDNNCYVEYGSGLRSVTLGHTEPRVDAAVRKAIGDGINFSRPTARELRVAETFLELIPGAEMVKFAKNGSDVTTAAIKLARAATGKDKIAICDQSLFSVDDWFIAHTAMDAGIPAAVQREGIRFPFNDIAALERIFAEHHEELAAVIIQPATPTEEPAPGYLESIRGLCDRHDVVLIFDEIVTGFRWSPAGVQGLVGVVPDLACWAKGIGNGYPIAALTGKASVMDLGGLRTERRRVFSVSTTYGPETVGLAALEAVMKIYREEDPIGRMRNAGQQLKTRIDEVVTAADLREFVGVEGNPACLIYWTRDHLGIPSQSLRTVLMSELMSRGVLGQSLVTSTSHDCPMLIDHTVAAFEGAMTVYRRAVEDGEDTVLTGPPVAPALRAFAEPRRIIPGTRG, encoded by the coding sequence ATGGTCGAGTCCGTCAAACATGCACGTACCGGAGCAGGTGTCACCTACGACTGCCGGGTCTGCGGTACGGCCGGAGGTGCGACCGATGTCGTGCTCGACCTGGGTGCGCAACCCTCGGCCAAGGACTGGCCACTGCCGAATGATCACTCCGAGGAACTCAGCTGGCTCGCCATGTGGTGCTGTCCCCACTGCGGGCTGGCCCAGTTGGCGACCGACGCCCCACCCGCGCCCGAAGTCATCGGTGTCGAGCCGGAGGCGCTGGTCGCCGAGGCCAGCCGGCTCAGTGCCGAGCTGGTGACCGAGGGGCTGATCGGTCCCGGCAGTTCGGTGACCGAGTTCAGCTCCCCTCACGGCGGGTCCTGGCTGCCGCCGCTGACCGCTCTCGGCCTGCAGGCCACCGAGGGGCGTGCCGAGGTGGTGATCGACTCCCTGGGCCTGATGCACGAGCCCGACCAGGCGTCCGCGGTCCGCGAACGGGTCGCCGCCGTCGCTCCCGGTGGGGTGCTGGCGGTGTTCTTCCACAGTCTCGGCTCGATCGTCGCCAAGCGGCAGTGGAACGACCTGCGACACGGTCATTACGCCTACTACTCCTTGACCACGCTGAGTTCGGTGTTCGCGCGCAGCGGGATGGTGGCGGTGGACGTGTTGAGCAGCGATCTGTACGGGCAGTCCCTGCTGCTGGTGCTGCGGCATGGCGATGATCCCCGCGCCGGCGAACGCAGTGAACTGCTGAGCACCCTGCTCGAGGTGGAGCGCCAGGCCGGGTTGAACGACCCCGCGGTGATCCGCGAGGCGCTGTCCGGGATGGTCGTGCAGACCGCCGGGGCGCTGCGCTCGTATCTGGTCCAGGCCCATCGCTGCGGTCTGGTCGTGTACGGGTACGGTGCCGCCTCCCGGGCGCTGACCGTGTTCACCCGAGCCGGGGTCGGACCCGAGCTGTTGCCGGCGATCGTCGATGCCTCCCCGGCCAAACAGGGACGGGTGACACCGGGCAGCAGGATCCCGATCGTTCCACCGTCGGACATGGTGCGGGACCAACCGCACGAGATCCTGGTCCTGCTGCCGGATCTGGTCCCCGAGCTGGTCGAGACCTATCCCGAGCTGGTCGGCCGGTTCGTCGCCTATGACCCGGGGAGTCCGCAGGTCCTGCATCCCGACGCCCGGGTCGACCGGTTCGATCGGTCGATCGCCGCACAGGCCGCCTTGCACGACATCGTGCCCGGTGGAGCACATACCTACGCCCGCGGTTCCGACCAGTACCCGGCGGACAAACCGTCGGTACTGGTCCGCGGTCGCGGTGCTCTCGTCTGGGACCTGGACAACAACTGCTACGTCGAGTACGGCAGTGGCCTGCGCTCGGTGACCCTCGGGCACACCGAACCGCGGGTCGACGCGGCGGTACGGAAGGCGATCGGTGACGGGATCAACTTCTCCCGTCCCACAGCCCGTGAGCTCCGGGTCGCCGAAACGTTCCTCGAACTGATCCCCGGTGCCGAGATGGTGAAGTTCGCCAAGAACGGCTCCGATGTGACCACCGCGGCGATCAAGTTGGCCCGGGCGGCCACCGGCAAGGACAAGATCGCGATCTGCGACCAGTCCTTGTTCTCCGTCGACGACTGGTTCATCGCCCACACCGCGATGGACGCCGGGATCCCGGCGGCGGTGCAGCGCGAGGGGATCCGGTTCCCGTTCAACGACATCGCTGCCCTGGAACGGATCTTCGCCGAACATCACGAGGAGCTCGCGGCGGTGATCATCCAACCGGCGACACCGACCGAGGAACCGGCCCCGGGATACCTGGAGAGCATCCGCGGCCTGTGCGATCGGCACGATGTGGTCCTGATCTTCGACGAGATCGTCACCGGATTCCGGTGGTCACCGGCCGGGGTGCAGGGCCTGGTCGGGGTGGTGCCCGACCTGGCCTGCTGGGCGAAGGGCATCGGCAACGGGTACCCGATCGCCGCCCTCACCGGCAAGGCATCGGTGATGGACCTGGGCGGGCTGCGCACCGAACGGCGCCGGGTGTTCTCGGTCTCCACCACCTACGGCCCGGAGACCGTCGGACTGGCCGCATTGGAAGCGGTGATGAAGATCTATCGCGAGGAGGATCCGATCGGCCGGATGCGCAACGCAGGTCAACAGTTGAAGACCCGGATAGACGAGGTCGTCACCGCCGCCGATCTGCGCGAGTTCGTCGGTGTGGAGGGCAATCCTGCCTGCCTGATCTACTGGACCCGCGACCATCTCGGCATACCGTCACAGTCCCTGCGTACCGTGCTGATGTCGGAACTGATGTCGCGCGGTGTGCTCGGCCAGTCGCTGGTGACCAGCACCTCGCACGACTGCCCGATGCTGATCGACCACACCGTCGCCGCTTTCGAGGGCGCGATGACGGTCTACCGGAGGGCGGTCGAGGACGGCGAGGACACCGTCCTCACCGGCCCGCCGGTGGCCCCGGCATTGCGCGCCTTCGCCGAGCCGCGGCGGATCATCCCGGGGACCCGGGGCTGA
- a CDS encoding lipid II:glycine glycyltransferase FemX, whose protein sequence is MITVRPIDYAQHLAFLTADGGRADASFLQTPAWGRVKAEWRSESIGFFDGEELIGVGLVLLRKVPKLNRWFAYLPEGPVLDWGGDHVEQALQALARYLKKRGAFAIRIGPTTVSRRWHTATVKAAIAEESVRSLEEVPADEHGPAAARLRHTLRHLKWQPPKHADGFAAGQPKFNFWLPLAGKTEDEVLKGMNQLWRRNIKKAAKLGVEVTTGTAADLPAFHRIYVETAERDGFTPRALSYFENMVSVMSAEDPDRIRIYLAHHEGDLVAATLAVRVGRHAWYSYGASTGEKREVRGSNAVQWQMIRDALAAGCAVYDLRGITDSVANDDPHLGLIQFKVGTGGEAVEYPGEWDLPINPVLHKAFNWYLNRK, encoded by the coding sequence GTGATCACCGTCAGACCGATCGACTACGCCCAGCATCTCGCCTTCCTGACCGCCGACGGCGGACGTGCGGACGCGAGTTTCCTGCAGACCCCGGCGTGGGGCCGGGTGAAGGCGGAATGGCGCAGTGAGTCCATCGGCTTCTTCGACGGCGAGGAGCTGATCGGAGTCGGGCTGGTGCTGCTGCGGAAGGTGCCGAAGCTGAACCGCTGGTTCGCGTACCTGCCGGAAGGGCCGGTGCTCGACTGGGGAGGCGATCACGTTGAACAAGCATTGCAGGCTTTGGCCCGATACCTGAAGAAGCGCGGAGCTTTCGCCATCCGGATCGGCCCGACGACGGTCTCCCGGCGCTGGCACACCGCGACGGTGAAGGCGGCCATCGCCGAGGAGAGCGTGCGCTCATTGGAGGAGGTGCCCGCCGATGAGCACGGCCCGGCGGCCGCCCGCCTGCGGCACACCCTGCGGCACCTGAAGTGGCAGCCGCCGAAGCATGCCGACGGTTTTGCCGCCGGACAGCCGAAGTTCAACTTCTGGCTGCCCCTGGCCGGCAAGACCGAGGACGAAGTGCTGAAGGGCATGAACCAGCTCTGGCGCCGCAACATCAAGAAGGCCGCGAAGCTCGGTGTGGAGGTGACCACCGGCACCGCGGCCGATCTGCCGGCCTTCCACCGGATCTATGTCGAGACCGCCGAGCGGGACGGATTCACCCCCCGCGCACTCAGCTACTTCGAGAACATGGTCTCCGTCATGAGTGCCGAGGACCCCGACCGGATCCGGATCTACCTGGCCCACCACGAGGGTGATCTGGTGGCGGCCACGCTGGCGGTACGGGTCGGCCGCCATGCCTGGTACTCCTACGGCGCCTCCACCGGTGAGAAGCGGGAGGTACGCGGGTCGAATGCCGTGCAGTGGCAGATGATCCGCGACGCGCTGGCCGCCGGTTGTGCGGTCTACGACCTGCGCGGGATCACCGACTCGGTGGCCAATGACGATCCGCACCTGGGCCTGATCCAGTTCAAGGTGGGCACCGGCGGCGAGGCCGTGGAGTACCCCGGGGAGTGGGATCTGCCGATCAACCCGGTGCTGCACAAGGCGTTCAACTGGTACCTGAACCGCAAGTGA